The following are encoded together in the Nocardioides okcheonensis genome:
- a CDS encoding DCL family protein has translation MVKPISLPSITFPTQKAALEYFRGILYRYEIGDSVSDPVHDTMLRELADRHPDATEKIGVGISEFFIDRTDAGDYGYVSAASRGIWIRRIDDSVVDWSYQTAIKKPGMRTSFKDALRLAVNDRRVALRDAAFAAGTVRCALTGALIPTKAEADVIYRDPRWNEIVEDFVATLGGWSKVETNSGFGQIAVGGRITDPRVLASWLEHWDHYANPILVMKDEGGRGSRS, from the coding sequence ATGGTCAAGCCAATAAGCCTGCCTAGCATAACTTTCCCTACCCAGAAGGCCGCTCTTGAGTACTTCAGGGGCATCCTTTACCGCTACGAGATAGGTGACAGCGTGTCAGATCCGGTTCACGACACGATGTTGCGAGAACTCGCTGACCGGCATCCCGATGCTACGGAGAAGATCGGCGTTGGGATCTCCGAGTTCTTCATCGATAGGACCGACGCGGGCGATTACGGCTATGTCTCGGCGGCCTCCCGGGGGATCTGGATCCGGCGCATCGACGACAGCGTTGTTGACTGGAGCTATCAGACTGCCATTAAGAAGCCCGGGATGAGAACCAGTTTCAAGGATGCTCTCCGGCTAGCTGTCAACGACAGGCGAGTGGCCCTGCGGGATGCTGCGTTCGCCGCCGGCACGGTGCGTTGTGCCCTGACGGGAGCACTGATCCCCACCAAGGCCGAGGCCGACGTCATCTATCGGGATCCGCGCTGGAATGAGATCGTCGAAGACTTCGTCGCGACCCTGGGAGGGTGGAGCAAAGTCGAGACTAACTCTGGCTTCGGGCAGATCGCTGTTGGCGGCCGGATTACTGACCCCAGAGTCTTGGCTTCATGGCTCGAACACTGGGACCACTATGCCAATCCGATCCTTGTGATGAAGGATGAAGGGGGCCGCGGCTCCCGGTCCTGA
- a CDS encoding HamA C-terminal domain-containing protein encodes MSEIPERLREQGVDEWLVDAVDAMARGRPENLAGLLVAVGEPVVHEGTRTTCRTHFVVKDGNGRPRIEKLADRLAQKAVDYCIPRSRINDALTEMLETGSAAGFTRLSDEARSLFTKLSKSGEGGELLLYTLLEVVLRIPQILCKMPLKTSSQMHVHGSDGIHGKVLPNGNLALYWGESKLHATPKSAIDSCFESIAPFLAEGMDGAAKRDLYLIRDNLDAGAEEVTAALIRYFGDETEESAKVEVRAGCLVGFDLGDYPNPFDESGEAVSAAAQEAIDAWHERIKERVTNHELVSFEMEVFCVPVPSVESFRDALRQRLELK; translated from the coding sequence GTGTCAGAGATTCCTGAACGGCTTCGCGAACAGGGCGTCGATGAGTGGCTTGTCGATGCAGTAGACGCGATGGCCCGAGGACGCCCCGAGAACCTGGCTGGCCTCCTCGTCGCAGTAGGTGAGCCGGTAGTTCACGAGGGCACCCGTACGACCTGCCGCACCCACTTCGTTGTGAAGGACGGGAACGGTAGGCCTCGCATCGAGAAGCTGGCCGACCGCCTGGCCCAGAAGGCGGTGGACTACTGCATCCCTCGAAGCCGCATCAACGATGCCTTGACCGAGATGCTAGAGACGGGGTCCGCCGCGGGCTTCACCCGACTGTCGGACGAGGCCCGTAGCCTCTTCACGAAGCTGAGCAAGTCAGGTGAGGGCGGGGAGCTGCTCCTCTACACGCTGCTGGAGGTGGTGCTGCGCATCCCCCAGATTCTGTGCAAGATGCCGCTCAAGACCAGCAGTCAGATGCACGTTCACGGAAGCGATGGCATCCACGGCAAGGTCTTGCCGAACGGGAATCTGGCCTTGTACTGGGGAGAATCCAAACTGCACGCCACCCCGAAGTCAGCTATCGACTCCTGTTTCGAGAGCATCGCTCCCTTCTTGGCCGAGGGCATGGACGGGGCAGCCAAGCGCGACCTGTACCTGATCCGCGACAACCTCGACGCCGGGGCCGAGGAGGTCACGGCGGCGCTGATCCGGTACTTCGGCGATGAAACCGAGGAGTCGGCGAAGGTCGAGGTTCGGGCGGGCTGCCTTGTCGGTTTCGACCTCGGCGACTACCCCAATCCGTTTGATGAGAGCGGCGAAGCCGTGAGTGCGGCTGCCCAGGAGGCGATCGACGCGTGGCACGAAAGGATCAAGGAACGCGTGACGAACCATGAGCTCGTTTCATTCGAGATGGAGGTCTTCTGTGTGCCTGTCCCGTCCGTTGAATCTTTCCGAGACGCTCTTCGCCAGCGGCTGGAACTGAAGTGA
- a CDS encoding DEAD/DEAH box helicase yields the protein MTAESLEAVVLGSTKFRNTLAKLARDAVAADLPAIRPFVNGEEVDWSFALLCSSALTAAPHHSGQEAALRVAHSCLASDTDEALRGAAVVILERLGNRQSLNLAAKRGIVEADAWAETPGPLQQDVIRRRLELTIPTKANGEVEANAFQRQFWSAATNSRWLSISAPTSAGKSFIVKRWIEDQASRADEFKAVYVVPTRALIEEVSLDLIADFGTSVRVHTMPWDSEIGQDSKEVFVLTQERLHLLQQRVPSFAPSLVFIDEAQKFDDGSRGVLLQQVLDETARRAPEAQVIFASPMTSNPEILLAGAPGDARATALDSQAVTVNQNLLVANQVPYKPREWTLSLSVNGELDSCGTFELPARPTPASKRLPLIAVTLGGLRSGNVVYVNGAADAEKAAKQIYEALGDDADMSQDEDIAALRELAITAVHPQYALEEALQRGVAFHYGNMPLLLKSEIERLFKEEKLRYLVCTSTLLEGVNLPCKNLFVRGPRKGRGNVMSAADFWNLAGRAGRWGKEFQGNIVCVDTNDTQQWPSPPTSRVRQPIARASDKVFKELSGLAAYIEADTPVEMSREAPILEPVLSLLASRVARGDAVSSIVGVAVDADEAEALEASIADALQAITYPPELIERHAGISPLSMQRLLTSFADYPDPVDLVLPPPESPDAAESYVRAIAKVNRELGGDWGPEGRQFQLSILITQWMRGMPLSRLISNRLTYARQVKNSNIPGVIRGVMSDVEQIARFQAPKYLACYQDLLRFHAEQVGSPLVEDETFDVSMMLELGVSRPTEVALMALGLSRTTTIAVSELIIEDDLAPHQALDWLQRQDVDALALPTLVRREVRNRLDAEGRRGLL from the coding sequence GTGACGGCCGAGTCCCTCGAAGCAGTCGTTCTTGGTTCGACCAAGTTCCGCAACACGCTGGCCAAGCTCGCGAGAGACGCCGTTGCGGCGGATCTTCCGGCGATTCGTCCATTCGTCAACGGAGAAGAGGTCGATTGGTCTTTCGCTCTGCTCTGCAGCAGTGCCTTGACCGCAGCCCCTCATCACAGCGGCCAGGAAGCCGCCCTGCGGGTCGCCCACAGCTGCCTAGCCAGCGATACCGATGAAGCGCTCCGTGGGGCTGCAGTGGTAATCCTGGAAAGGCTCGGCAATCGCCAGTCGCTCAACCTCGCCGCGAAGCGCGGGATAGTCGAAGCGGACGCCTGGGCGGAGACGCCTGGCCCCCTGCAGCAGGACGTTATTCGGCGAAGGCTTGAGCTGACGATTCCTACGAAGGCGAACGGCGAGGTGGAGGCGAATGCCTTTCAGCGTCAATTTTGGTCGGCGGCGACAAACTCGCGGTGGCTAAGTATCTCGGCTCCGACTTCAGCCGGTAAGTCATTCATTGTGAAGCGTTGGATTGAGGATCAGGCCTCGCGTGCAGATGAGTTTAAGGCGGTGTACGTAGTCCCGACTCGCGCACTAATCGAGGAGGTTAGCCTCGACCTGATCGCTGACTTTGGGACCTCGGTCCGAGTGCACACGATGCCGTGGGATTCAGAGATCGGCCAGGACTCAAAGGAGGTGTTTGTGCTGACGCAGGAGCGACTGCATCTGCTTCAGCAGCGGGTTCCTTCGTTTGCGCCAAGCCTCGTGTTCATTGACGAAGCGCAGAAGTTCGATGACGGCTCGCGTGGTGTCCTCCTTCAGCAAGTTTTGGACGAGACCGCTCGCCGGGCGCCCGAAGCTCAGGTGATTTTCGCGAGTCCCATGACTTCGAACCCGGAGATACTGCTGGCGGGAGCTCCGGGAGACGCGCGTGCCACTGCATTGGACAGCCAGGCGGTTACGGTCAATCAGAATCTTCTCGTCGCGAATCAGGTGCCGTACAAGCCGCGCGAGTGGACACTCAGCCTCTCGGTCAACGGAGAGTTGGACAGCTGCGGGACCTTCGAGCTCCCTGCCCGGCCAACACCGGCCAGCAAGCGTTTGCCCCTCATTGCGGTCACCCTCGGCGGCCTGCGGTCAGGCAATGTCGTCTATGTCAATGGAGCGGCGGACGCGGAAAAGGCTGCTAAGCAGATCTACGAGGCGCTCGGGGACGATGCAGACATGTCCCAGGACGAGGACATAGCTGCTCTCCGGGAGCTCGCGATAACTGCCGTTCACCCTCAGTACGCGCTTGAGGAGGCCCTGCAACGTGGGGTCGCGTTCCACTACGGCAACATGCCGTTGCTCCTGAAGAGTGAGATTGAGCGCCTCTTCAAAGAGGAGAAGCTTCGTTACCTGGTGTGCACGAGCACCCTGTTGGAAGGGGTGAACCTTCCATGCAAGAACTTGTTCGTGCGGGGTCCGCGAAAGGGCCGCGGCAACGTGATGTCGGCTGCCGATTTCTGGAATCTTGCAGGTCGTGCGGGACGCTGGGGAAAGGAGTTTCAAGGCAATATCGTGTGTGTCGACACGAACGACACGCAGCAGTGGCCCAGTCCGCCGACGTCCAGAGTGCGTCAGCCGATTGCTCGCGCAAGTGACAAGGTGTTCAAGGAGCTGAGCGGTCTTGCTGCATACATCGAGGCCGACACGCCAGTCGAGATGAGCCGTGAGGCGCCGATACTTGAGCCAGTTCTAAGCCTTCTGGCCTCGCGGGTGGCGCGCGGGGACGCGGTGTCGTCAATCGTCGGTGTTGCGGTAGACGCTGATGAGGCCGAAGCTTTAGAGGCTTCGATTGCTGACGCACTCCAAGCGATCACGTATCCTCCGGAGTTGATCGAGCGGCATGCCGGGATCAGTCCTTTGTCGATGCAGCGGCTCCTGACGTCCTTTGCCGACTATCCAGATCCTGTCGACCTCGTACTTCCGCCCCCGGAAAGTCCAGATGCGGCAGAGAGCTACGTTCGAGCGATTGCGAAGGTAAACCGCGAGCTGGGCGGGGACTGGGGCCCCGAGGGTCGGCAATTTCAGCTCTCAATCCTGATCACGCAGTGGATGAGAGGCATGCCATTATCGAGGCTGATTAGCAATCGCCTCACCTATGCGAGGCAGGTGAAAAACTCGAACATCCCGGGCGTGATTCGTGGCGTGATGTCGGACGTCGAACAGATCGCCCGCTTCCAGGCGCCCAAATACCTAGCCTGCTACCAGGACCTGCTCCGTTTCCACGCGGAACAGGTCGGCTCCCCGCTGGTGGAGGACGAGACCTTCGATGTGAGCATGATGCTGGAGCTGGGGGTCTCTCGACCGACTGAAGTCGCCTTGATGGCGTTGGGCCTCTCGCGCACGACGACGATTGCCGTATCGGAGCTGATCATCGAGGACGACCTCGCGCCGCACCAGGCGTTAGATTGGCTACAGCGACAAGACGTCGACGCGTTGGCTCTTCCCACGCTTGTGAGGCGGGAGGTTCGAAACCGGCTCGACGCCGAGGGGCGGCGCGGGCTTTTGTGA